Proteins encoded by one window of Kribbella flavida DSM 17836:
- a CDS encoding YggS family pyridoxal phosphate-dependent enzyme, whose protein sequence is MSSGTDGRQAELRENLQKARDRIGAACRAAGRAEDSVTLVAITKTFPIEDVRTLAALGVTDVGENREQELKAKAPDTSDLTWHFVGQLQSNKARSVVRLAQVVHSVDRKSLVSALSKAAVAEQKTMRCLLQVSLAEYGSAEAATGTSRGGVTPADVPELAAAVAEADGLELGGVMAVAPLGADPDEAFAALRAVSSRLRSEHAGAGWISAGMTGDLDAAIRQGATHVRLGRALLGTRPPLG, encoded by the coding sequence ATGAGCAGCGGGACCGACGGCCGGCAGGCGGAGCTGCGGGAGAACCTGCAGAAGGCGCGGGACCGGATCGGCGCGGCCTGCCGGGCGGCCGGAAGGGCCGAGGACTCCGTCACGCTGGTGGCGATCACCAAGACCTTCCCGATCGAGGACGTCCGCACGCTGGCCGCGCTCGGTGTCACCGACGTCGGCGAGAACCGCGAGCAGGAGCTCAAGGCGAAGGCTCCGGACACCTCGGACCTCACCTGGCACTTCGTCGGCCAGCTGCAGTCGAACAAGGCGCGCTCGGTCGTCAGGCTCGCGCAAGTGGTGCACTCGGTCGACCGGAAGTCGTTGGTCTCCGCGCTCTCCAAGGCCGCCGTGGCCGAGCAGAAGACGATGCGTTGCCTGCTGCAGGTGAGCCTCGCGGAGTACGGGTCCGCCGAGGCCGCGACCGGGACCAGCAGGGGAGGCGTAACTCCGGCCGACGTACCGGAACTGGCCGCCGCGGTCGCCGAGGCCGACGGCCTCGAGCTCGGCGGAGTGATGGCGGTGGCGCCGTTGGGAGCCGACCCTGATGAGGCGTTTGCCGCACTTCGTGCAGTATCCTCCCGATTACGCTCCGAGCATGCCGGTGCCGGCTGGATCTCCGCCGGGATGACCGGCGACCTGGACGCCGCGATCAGGCAGGGAGCGACACACGTTCGGCTCGGGCGCGCATTACTCGGAACGCGTCCCCCTCTGGGCTAG
- a CDS encoding cell division protein SepF yields the protein MSGALRKMGVYLGLVEDGERYNARYDDEYDDYDEYEDEGVDGESHEPEPVPAREARDGRDGREGRDVRDDREDLGGTVSKFPDRRGVSPSPEVTELARITTVHPRSYNEARVIGEHFRDGTPVIMNLTEMDHADAKRLVDFAAGLIFCCRGSIERITTKVFLVCPPNVTVAAEEKEKIAADGFYNQS from the coding sequence ATGAGCGGCGCGTTGCGCAAGATGGGTGTGTACCTCGGCTTGGTCGAGGACGGCGAGCGGTACAACGCGCGCTACGACGACGAGTACGACGACTACGACGAGTACGAGGACGAAGGCGTCGACGGGGAGTCCCACGAGCCCGAGCCGGTCCCGGCCCGCGAGGCGCGCGACGGACGGGACGGCCGCGAAGGCCGCGACGTTCGCGACGACCGCGAGGACCTGGGCGGCACGGTCAGCAAGTTTCCAGATCGGCGTGGAGTCTCACCTTCCCCGGAGGTTACCGAGTTGGCCCGCATCACCACCGTGCACCCGCGCAGCTACAACGAGGCGCGGGTGATCGGTGAGCACTTCCGCGACGGCACGCCCGTCATCATGAACCTGACCGAGATGGACCACGCGGACGCCAAGCGGCTGGTGGACTTCGCGGCCGGGCTGATCTTCTGCTGCCGCGGCTCGATCGAGCGCATCACCACCAAGGTGTTCCTGGTCTGCCCGCCGAACGTGACGGTCGCCGCGGAGGAGAAGGAGAAGATCGCCGCGGACGGGTTCTACAACCAGAGCTGA
- a CDS encoding YggT family protein: MVALALVLSVLSWVLLAFFLILVARFVLSLIVMFAPQWHPKGPLLLLFELVYSVTDPFLRPLRRILPPIGAGGIRVDLSMLMLFVLVSLAMSINSTALRSL, from the coding sequence ATGGTTGCTCTCGCGCTCGTCCTCAGTGTTCTCAGCTGGGTGCTGCTCGCCTTCTTCCTCATCCTGGTGGCGCGCTTCGTCCTCAGCCTGATCGTCATGTTCGCCCCGCAGTGGCACCCGAAGGGACCGTTGCTGCTGCTGTTCGAACTGGTCTACTCCGTCACCGATCCGTTCCTGCGGCCGTTGCGCCGCATCCTGCCCCCGATCGGGGCCGGCGGGATCCGGGTCGACCTGTCCATGCTGATGTTGTTCGTGCTCGTCTCGCTGGCGATGTCGATCAACTCGACGGCGCTGCGGTCGCTGTGA